In Oharaeibacter diazotrophicus, the genomic window GGCGGCGGTGAGCTTGTCGGCGAGGCCGTCGTCGTTGGAGAACAGGCCGGCGTGCTGGGTGCCGAGCGCCACCATGCAGGCGCCGGTGAGCGTCGCGAGGTCGACCATGAAGGCCGGCTTGAAGCGGTCCTGGCAGTACCAGAGCGCGTCGGCCAGCACGAGACGGCCCTCGGCGTCGGTGTTGATGATCTCGATGGTCTGGCCCGACATCGACTTCAGGATGTCGCCGGGGCGGTAGGCGTTGCCGTCGGGCATGTTCTCGACGAGGCCGAGGATGCCGATGGCGTTGACGCGCGCCTTGCGGCCGGCGAGCGCGCGGATGGTGCCGATCACGGCGGCGGCGCCGCCCATGTCGCCCTTCATGTCCTCCATGCCCTGGCCGGGCTTGATGGAGATGCCGCCGGTGTCGAACACCACGCCCTTGCCGACGAAGGCGATCGGCTGCTCCTTGGCCTTGCCGCCGTTCCAGCGCAGGATCGCGAGCCGGGCCGGCCGGGCCGAGCCCTGGGCGACGCCGAGCAGCGCACCCATGCCGAGCTTGCGCATGTCCTTGTCGGTGAGAATCTCGACCTCGACGCCGACGCTCTCGAGACGCTGGGCCTCCTCGGCGAACTCGACCGGACCGAGCACGTTCGGCGCCTCGTTGACGAGGTCGCGGGCGAGCTCGACGCCGGCGGCGACCTCGGCGAGGTCGGCCCAGGCCTTCTTCGCCTTGGCGTGGTCGTCGACATGGAGGACGATCTTCGGTGCCGGCGCCGGCTCGTCCTTCTTGCGGGTCTTGTGCTTGTCCCAGTCGTAGGCGCGCAGACGCAGGCCGAGCGCGAATTCGGCGACCAGCGCCGGATCGAACGCCGCCCCGTCGGAGCGCTCCAGGACCACCGACACCTGCCGCGCCTTCATCTCGCGCAGCTTGCCCATCACCGCGCCGCCGAGCTTCAGCATGCCCTCGGCCGAGAGGTCGGCGAGCGGGCCGACGCCGGCGAGGACGACGCGGTCGACCTCGAGGCCGGTCGGCGCGACGACGTCGAGGAAGCCCTGGGCCTTGCCCTTGTAGTCGGTGGCGGCGACGGCGCGTGCGATTCCCGGGGCGGCCTCGAGCAGCGCGGCGCCGGAGGGACCGAAGGCGCCGCTCTCGTCGGCGAGGAGGACGACGACGCCCGAAGTCGCCTGCGCGGGCTTGGCGACGGTGATGCTCGGTAGCGGTGCCATGATGACGCTGTGGATTCCCGTGGATCGGATGCAGCGGCGCGGGTCGCGCCGGCGAGAGCGGGAAGGTGGCGCTTTGCGGCGGCGAGGGCAAGCACCCTTCGACAAAGGCCCCTGCGCCGCCGTTCGCGGGTCCTTCACGGCCAGTTGGTCGACGGCCCCCTTGCGTTCCGACCGTCGGGCCGGCCAAACATCGTCGCGAACCGCCGGGCGCTCGACCCGGGACTCGGGCGGGCGCGGACCGTGGACGGGCGATGGGACGGATCGGCAGGTACATCTTCGTGCGCAGCGCCGTCGCCTTCTCGGCGGTGGTGGTGACGCTGACGGCGATCGTCTGGGTGACGCAGGCGCTGCGCCGCTTCGACCTCGTCACCGCCAAGGGTCAGGCGATCCTGGTCTACCTTGGCATGACGCTGCTCGCGGTGCCCTCGCTGGTCGCCTATGTCGCGCCCTTCGCGCTGGTGGTCGGCGCGGCCATGGTGCTGAACGGCCTGCACGGCGACAGCGAGCTCGTCGCCATGAACGCGGCCGGCGCCTCGCATCGGCGCATCCTGACGCCCTTCCTGGCGCTGTCGCTGCTGGTCGCGGCGCTGTGCGGCTGGATCGCGCTGTGGTCGGGGCCGCAGACGCTGCAGAGCCTGCGCGACGTCACCAACGCCATTCGCGCCGACATCGTCGCCAACGTGGTGCAGCCCGGCCGCTTCATCGACATCGACGACGACTTCACCTTCCACATCCGCAACCGCGCCGGCGACGGCTCGCTCGAGGGCCTGTTCATCCACGACGGCCGCGACCGCCAGTACGAGTACACCTATTCCGCCGAGCGCGGCCGGATCGCCGAGATCGCCGGCCGCACGCTGATCGTGATGGAGAAGGGCACCGTCGAGCGCACCCGGCGCGCCGAGCGGTCGAGCACCTTCGTCGAATTCGGTTCCTACGCCTTCGACCTCACCGACCTCGTGCCCGCCGACACCGGCAAGTCCTACCAGCTCAACGAGCGCACCATCGGCGAACTCTTGACGCTGCCGGCGAACGATCCGACCGTCGACGGCAAGCCGGCCAAGCTCACCGCCGAGATCCTCGGGCGTCTCGCCACCCTGCTCTATCCGCCGGCGATGATGCTGGCGCTGTTCCTGTTCATGGGCTTCCCGAAGACGACCCGCAGCGGCCGCGTGCTCGCGATCCTCGGCGGCCTCGGCGCCGCCAGCCTCGTCCGTCTCGCCGGCTTCGGCGTCGCCGGCGTCGCGGCGGCGGACGAGACGCTGGCGATCCTCGCCCTCGCCGTCCCGGCGGCGATTCTCGCCGTGCTCGGCGTCTGCGTCTTCTTCGGCATCGAGCCCTTCGTGCCGCGCTTGGTCGCCCGGCCGCTGATGGCGCTGGGCGACGCCTGCGGCCGCCTCGCCGGGCGCTTCGGCGTCAAGGGAGGCGCGCGATGATCCTCGGCACCCTCGGCCGCTATTTCGGGGCGGTGTTCCTGCGCTGGATCGGCGGCCTGTTCCTCGGGGCGGCGCTGCTCGTCTTCCTGATCGACGTGCTCGAGTTGATGCGCACCCGGCTCGACGACGCGCCGGAGGCCTTCCTCGGCCTGCTCGCGGTGTCGGCGCTGCGCGTGCCGCTGATCATGGAGCAGGTGCTGCCCTTCGCCGTGCTGATCGGCTCGATCGCCGCCTTCGTGTCGCTGTCGCGGCGTTCCGAGCTGGCGGTGGCGCGCGCCTCCGGCCTGTCGGTCTGGCAGTTCGCGGCGCCGGGCGTCGCGCTGGCGCTGGCGCTCGGCGTCCTCGCCACCACGGTCTACAATCCCGCCGCGGTGGCGATGAAGGTCGCCTCCGATCGGCTCGCCGGCGAACTGGTCGGCCGCGCCGCCTCGATCCTCAGCGAGCAGTCGAGCGAATCGTGGCTGCGCCAGCGCACCGCCGAGGGCGACGCCATCCTCTGGGTCGGCGGCGTCGCCGACGGCGGCACCACGGTGATCGACCCCGTCGCCTGGCAGTTCGACAAGGACGGCCGGCTCGAACGGCGGATCGAGGCACCCGTGGGCCGGCTCGGCGAGGGCACCTGGATCTTCGAGCGCGCCACGGTGGTCGACACCGACGGCACCCCGCGCCGCGAGGCGGAGTTCCGCCTGCCGACGGCGTTGACGCCCGACCAGGTACGCGGTCGCTTCGCCTCGCCGGACAGCGTGTCGTTCTGGGCGCTGCCGGGCACGATCGGGCGCGCGGCGGCATCGGGTCTGCCGCCGTACAGGTTTCGTTTGCAATTCCATGCGCTTCTATCGAGACCGCTGCTCCTCGCGGCGATGGTCCTGATCGCGGCCACGGTCTCGCTCGGGTCCGCCCGTTCGGGGGGTACGGGGCGGATGATTCTCGGTGGCGTGGTCGCGGGCTTCATGCTTTATGTGATCACCGAGATCGCCCGCGACCTGGGTAGCGAAGGGCTGGTTCCGGCCGCCCTGGCCGCCTGGGCGCCCGCGGTCGTGGCCACGTGGTTGGGTTCGACCGTCCTGTTGTTCCGGGAGGATGGGTGACGTTGCGTAGATCCGTCGGCTCCCGACTCCCAGCGGGACGGTCCCGCGCCCTGTGCGGGGTCGCCCTCGCGGCACTGATCGCGGCGTCGGGCGGGGCCCATGCGCAGGAGCAGGCGGCCGGTGCCGGCCTCGTCGACCTCGTGAAGGCGCAGGCGCCCGCCGGCGACGCGCGCATGCTGGTCGAAGCCGACAGCGTTCTCTACGACATCGACAGCCAGAGCATCGCCGCCGTCGGCAAGGTGGTGATCTACTACGGCGCCTACACGCTCCTCGCCGACCGCGTCGACGTCGACCGCAGGACCAAGCGCGTCACCGCCACCGGGTCCGTCGAACTCTCCGACGGCGACGGCAACGTGGTGCGCGGCGACAGCGTCGACCTCACCGACGACCTGCGCGACGGCGTCGCCGAGGGCCTCGAACTCGTCACCGCCGACCGCGTCGCCTTCACGGCGCGCAAGGCGACGCGCGCGGCCGACGACGTCACCACCTTCGAGGAAGGCGTCTACCAGCCCTGCGTCGACTGCAACGGCGAGAAGGGGCGCAAGCCGATCTGGCAGATCCGGGCCAACCGGATCATCCACCGCCAGGGCGAGCGCACCATCACCTTCGAGGACGCCAAGTTCGAGTTCCTCGGCGTGCCGATCGCCTGGGTGCCGCGGCTGACGCAACCCGATCCCTCCGTGAAACGCCTGTCGGGCTTCCTGATGGCGCGGCCGACCTATTCGGAGAAGCTCGGTTTCGGGCTGTCGGTTCCCTATTTCTGGGCGCTGGCGCCGAACACGGACGTGACCTTCTCGCCGGGCTACTACACCCGCCAGGGCGCCTTCGCGGATCTCGAGTTCCGCCACCGCACCATCGACGGCGCTTGGTCGATCCGGCTCGCCGGCCTCAACCAGTCCGATCCGAGCGTGTTCGGCGACCTCTCCGGCAACCGCGACTGGCGCGGCGGCGTGCTCTCCAAGGGCGAGTTCGCCCTCAACGAGCGCTGGAAGTGGGGCTGGAACATCGGCCTCGCCACCGATCGCTCGTTCTTCTCCGACTACGACCTGCCGGCGCCGAGCAGCTCCGACGCCGTCACCAACGAGCTCTACCTGACCGGCGTCGACGGTCGGAACCGCTTCGACGCCCACGCCTACGGCTTCTTCGTCCAGCAGGAGGACAGCACCGAGGCCGGCGCGCTGCCGCAGGACCTCGACCTGCAGAGCAAGCAGGCGCTGGCGGTGCCGGTGATCGACCATCAGGTCTACGCGCCCGAACCCGTGCTCGGCGGCGACTTCTCGGTCACCAGCAACTTCACCACGGTGACGCGCCAGCGCACCGACGTGTTCGAATATTCCGACGGCACCACCCGCCTGCGCGGACCGGCCGGCACCTATTCGCGCGGCAGCATCGATGCGCTCTGGCGGCGCCGCTTCGTCGACGGCATCGGTCAGGTCTTCACCCCCTTCGCCTACTTCCGCGGCGACGTCTTCTTCAGTGCGCCGAAGGGCGACGGCGTCTCGAGCCCGTCGTCCGAGACCGAAGTCCGCGCCATGCCGGCGGTCGGCCTCGAGTACAGCTACCCGATCCAGATCCTGTCGCCGGTCGGCAGCCACGTGATCGAACCGGTGGCCCAACTGATCGTGCGCCCGAGCGAGACCGAGACGGCGAGCCTCGCCAACGACGACGCCCAGAGCCTCGTCTTCGACGCCAACTCGCTGTTCGACTACGACAAGTTCTCCGGCTACGACCGCGTCGAGGGCGGCACCCGCGCCAATCTCGGCCTGCGCTACGTCGGCCGGTTCGACAACGGCATGACGGTGTCGGGCGTCGCCGGCCGCTCCTTCCTGATCGCCGGCCAGAATTCCTTCGCCACCGACACGCCCTACGACACCGGCGAGGACTCGGGCCTGCAGACCGATTCGTCGGACTGGGTCGGCTCGCTCGGCCTCAACACCAACCGCGGTCTGCTCGCCTACGTCTCCAGCCGCATCGACGGCGACGACCTGTCGCCGAACCGGCTCGAGGCGCAGCTGATCGGCCTCTCCGGCCCGCTGACGACCGCCCTCACCTACGCTTTCGTGCGCAAGCAGCCCGACTACGGCCTCGACGAGGACCGCCAGGAGCTCCAGGCCTCCGGCAGCCTCCGGCTCGACGAGAACTGGCGCGCCTTCGGCTCGGTCCGGTTCGACCTCGTCAACGAGGAAGTGGTCCGCCACGCCTTCGGCGTCGCCTACGACGCCGAGGAGTTCTCGGTGTCGCTCAGCTACGCCGAGGACCGCTCGACCGAGGACACCGTGCCGGACCGCACCGTCTACCTGCGGCTCGGGCTGCGCACCCTCGGCGACGCCTCGACCTCGATCGACGGCAACAACTGAGCGCGGCACCCCCGACCGGCCATGTTTCGGTCGGAAAACATGTGCAATTTCGGGCATCCTGATCTACAAGACCGTTCACCTTTGAACGGCCCGATCGCCCCTGAATCGCCATGGACGGACACATGACGCGCCCGACGTCGCCCCTGAAGACGCTCCTCGCCGCCGCGGCCGTCGCCGTTCTCGCGCTCGGTGCGCCGGCGACGCCGGCCCTGGCGCAGTCGTCCTCGATCAAGGTGGTGGTGAACGACGACGCCGTCACCTCGATGGACGTCTCCAACCGGGCGCGCCTTCTGCAGATCGCCAACAAGCTCGCCCCCGCGGCGGCGCAGAAGGCGGCCCTCGAGGAGCTCGTCAACGACACGCTCCGCCTGCAGGAGGCCAAGCGTCGCGGCATCGTCGTCCCCGAGGCCATGGTCGATCAGGCGATCTCGGAGATCGCCGGCCGCTCCAAGATGAGCCCGGCGCAGTTCGCCCAGGCGCTCGGCGGCGCCGGCGTCAACATCCGCACCCTGAAGGACCGCATCCGCGCCCAGATGGCCTGGGGCCGGGTGGTCCGCGCCAAGGTGCAGCAGTCGGTCCGCCAGGAGCAGGACGACCTGATCGCGCAGATGCGCCGGCAGGAGAAGTCCGCGTCCGACCTCTCCGCCGAGGACTACGTGCTGCAGCGCATCGTGTTCACGCTGCCGTCCAAGGCCGGCGCGGCGGACGTCGACCGCCGCCGCAAGGAGGCCGAGAACCTGCGCGCCCGCTTCAAGGGCTGCGACAGCGGCATCGCGCTCGCCAAGCAGCTCCGCGAGGTCGCGGTGCTCAACGTCGGACGCAAGCTCGCCAGCGAGGTTCCCGCCGGCTTCCGCGACATGCTCAAGGAAACGCCCGAGGGCGGTCTGACCAAGCCGTCGGTCGCCGACAACGGCATCGAGATGTTCGCGGTCTGCCAGAAGATCAAGGTGCAGGGCGAGAGCGCGGTCTCCGCCGGCCTCGACGCCGAGACGCTCAACGACCAGGGCAAGAAGGTGTCCGACCAGCTGACGCAGGAGCTGCGTCAGAAGGCCAACATCACCTACCGCTGATGACCGCGGACCCGGCCGCGCCGCCGCTGGCGGTTTCCGTCGGCGAGCCCGCCGGCATCGGCGCCGAGGTCGTCGCCATGGCCTGGGCGCGCCGTGCCGTGGCCGGACTGGAGCCCTTCTACCTCCTCGCCGATCCCGCCTTCGTCGCCGCGCGCCTCGCCCGTGCCGGCATCGCGGTTCCGATCGCCGTGGTCGAGCCCGAGACGGCCGCCGCGCAATTCGCCGACGCCCTGCCCGTGGTGGCGGTCGACGGCGCCATGGGCGACCGGCCGGGCCGGCCCGATCCCGCCGACGCCGCCGCGGTGATCGCCGCGATCGAGACCGCCGTCGCCCACGTGCGGGACGGCCGCGCCGGCGCGGTGGTGACCGCGCCGATCCAGAAATCCAACCTCTACGCCGCCGGCTTCGCCTTCCCCGGCCACACCGAGTTCCTCGGCGCCGTCGCCGCGCGCCACTGGCCGGGCGCGCCCTGCGACCCGGTGATGATGCTGGCCGGGCCCGAGCTCTCCACCGTGCCGGTCACGGTCCACGTCGCGCTGAAGGACGTGCCGCGGCTCCTGACCCGCGAGCGCATCGTCGCGGTCGGCCGCATCGTCGCCGGCGACCTCGCCCGCCGATTCGGGATCGCCGACCCGCGGATCGCCGTCGCCGGCCTCAACCCGCACGCCGGCGAGGACGGCACCATGGGGCGCGAGGACCTCGAGATCGTCGGCCCGGCGGTGGCGGATCTGAAGGCCCTCGGCATCCGTGCCTCCGGCCCGTACCCGTCCGACACGCTGTTCCACCGCCGCGCCCGCACCGGCTACGACGTCGTGCTCGGCATGTACCACGACCAGGTGCTGATCCCGGTGAAGACGATCGCCTTCGACGAGACCGTCAACGTCACGCTCGGCCTGCCCTTCGTGCGCACCTCGCCCGACCACGGCACCGCGCTCGACATCGCCGGCCGCGGTGTCGCCGATCCCGCCAGCATGGTGGCGGCACTGGCGCTCGCCGGCCGGATGGCGGCGACCGGCCGGACGGGAGCGCCGACGTGAGTCAAATCGACGACCTGCCGCCCCTGCGCGAGGTGATCGAGCGCCACGGCCTCCAGGCCCTGAAGAGCCTCGGCCAGAACTTCCTGCTCGACCTCAACCTCACCGCCCGCATCGCCCGCACCGCCGGCCGCATCGACGACCTCGCGGTGGTCGAAGTCGGTCCGGGTCCCGGCGGCCTGACGCGCGCGCTGCTCGCGGTCGGCGCCGGCCGCGTGGTCGCGGTCGAGCGCGACCGGCGCGCCATCGCCGCGCTGGAGGAGGTCGCCGCGCATTATCCGGGCCGGCTCGACGTGATCGAGGGCGACGCCCTCGCCATCGACACCGCGGCGCTCGGCGACGGCCCGGTCGCGATCGTCGCCAACCTGCCCTACAACATCGCGACGCCGCTCCTGACCGGCTGGCTCTCGGCCGAGCCGTGGCCGCCGCGCTGGCGCGTCATGGTGCTGATGTTCCAGAAGGAGGTCGCCGACCGCATCACCGCGGCGCCCGGCGACGACGCCTACGGCCGCCTCGCCGTGCTGACCGGCTGGCGGGCGATCGCCACGCAGATGTTCGACATCTCGCCCAAGGCCTTCGTGCCGCCGCCGAAGGTGACCTCGACCGTGGTGCACTTCGAGCCGCGGCCGGCGCCGCTGCCGTGCCGGCGCGAGAGCCTCGAGGCCGTCACCGCCGCCGCCTTCGGGCAGCGCCGCAAGATGCTGCGCCAGAGCCTGAAGGCGCTCGGCGTCGATGTCGCCGCCCTGGTCGAATCGGCCGGCCTCGACCCGACCGTCCGCGCCGAGACCGTCCCGGTCGCCGGCTTCGTCGCCCTCGCCAACGCCTGGGACAAGCTGCGCGGCGGGCGCGCGCCCGGGGGCTGAGGCCGCGGTCGAGCGCCGTTTCGACGTGGAAGACGGCCCGATCGGTCCCGCGAGCCGACGTGCCGCGGGACGTTCCGACGACGCCCTTGCCAGCCGGCCCGAACCCCACTATAAGCCGCCCCGTTGGGCGCCCTTCGTCTATCGGTTAGGACACTAGCCTTTCACGCTGGAGAGACGGGTTCGATTCCCGTAGGGCGTACCACCCCAACATTTCCCTGTGATTTCAACGAGCGACGAACGGCTTTTCAAGCCGTTTCGCAACCTGCTTATCAGCCCTTCTCGGACGACCGCCGCGCCATCGCGTCGGCGATTCCAGTCGCGCCGGTCCGGCGCAGGCCGTCGACCGCGCCGGCGTGGTCGCGGGCGTCGCGATTCTGGCTGAGCTTCGATTTGGCGAGCGTGCGGACGATGTCGATCCGGAAGGCGACGATCGCTGCGAGCATCCGGTCCATGTAGTCGGCCGGGGCGTCGGCCATGCGCCAGGCGTCGGCGCCGTTGAGGCGGCGTTCGTGATGGCGGGTCAGGAGGCCGACGGCGGCGCGCTTGGCCTTGTCGTCGTGCTGGAACGCGATGGTGCCGTGGACGTGGACGACCTGGTAGTTCCAGGTCGGGACGTGGCGGTGGTGCTCGGCCTTGCCCGGATAGAAATTCGGCGACACGTAGGCATCGTCGCCGCGGAAGATCGCCAGCACCTCCTGCCCCTCGGCGATCTCGCGGTGCATGGCGTTGGCGAGCGCGCAATGGCCGATCAGGGAGCCGTCGGCACCGACGAGCAGCGGCAGGTGGTTCGCGACCAGCCCTGACGCCGTCTGCGCGACCACGCAGGCGAGCGGGAAGGCCTCGAGCAACGCCGCGATCGCGGCGGCGTCGGTCTCGGCGAAATGGGCGGGCACGTACATGGATCCGAATCCCCCGGGCTCACGGTCGATGCACGATCGTCGCCCGGGACGTCGGCACCGTGAAGGCGGCGCCGACGGCAAACTCCTGTTCCGCGACGGTGCGGAAAGCGTCAGTCCGCCAGCATCTTGCGGACACGCGCCTCGAGCCCCGAGGCGAAGCGGTTCACCTCCTCGGAGAGCGACGCGACCACCTCGGCCGCGCTGCGCGTCGCCGCCGCCTCGTCCGCGACCCGCACGATGGTGGCGGCGACGTCGGTCGCGACGGCGCGCTGTTCGTCGGTGGCGGCTGCGACTGCCGAAGAGATGCCGGCGATCCGCTGGACGCCGTCGATCGTGGTCGTCACGGACTGGGAGGTGCGCGTCGCCTCCGATTGGATCCGCCCGATTCGCTGGGTGATGTCGCCCGTCGACTTCGCGGTCTGGTCGGCGAGCGCCTTCACCTCGGCCGCGACGACGGCGAAGCCCTTGCCCATCTCGCCGGCGCGCGCCGCCTCGATGGTGGCGTTGAGGGCGAGCAGCTTGGTCTGCGCCGCGATGCTGTTCACGACGTCGAGGACCTCGCCGATGCTGCCGACCGCCGTGACGAGCTCCCGGAGCTGTTCGCGGGTCGCGGTGGTCGCCTCGCCTACTTCGCCAGCCTGCACCGCGGTTTCGCTGGTGCGCTGCGCCACCTCGGCGATCGCCGCTGCCTGCTCCTCGCCCGCAGCGGAGACCGTCGACGCCATGGCGTTGAGCTGCGAGGCGGTGGAGACCAGTTTCTCCGCGGCTGCAGCGACCCGCTTGGCGACCTCCTCCAGCCCTTCCACGGTCGCCGACAGCTCCTCGGCCATCTCGGCCTTCTCCGTCACGATCGACCAGATCAGCAGCGGGCGGCCCGCGACGTGGCTGATCCTGAGATCGAGATATTCGGGTCCGACACGGATGCGCGCGTGATGCGGCACGCCGCGTCCGACGATCTCCCGCTGGTGCATCGGGCGCTTGTGGAATACGTCGATCGAGCTGCCGATCAACTGGTCGGCGGAGATCGGCAGGTGCGCCTCGAGACGGCGCAGCAGCGTCTTCGAGGTGGTATTGGCGTAGTCGATGACGAAGGTCGCGGGATCGCAGGTCATGACCGCGATCGGCAGGTCGTCGAGGGTGGCGAGCAGCGCCTCGGTGCGGCGGCGCTCGGCGCGGCGGGACGGCACTTCGATCGCCGTCTTGACGAAGCCGGCACCGTCCTGCATCGGCGAGTAGGTAGCCGCCAGCGTCACCAGCGAGCCGTCCTTGCGGAACCGCTCGAACTCGCCGGCCTGGATCCGCCCCGCCCTGAGATTGTTCCAGAACTCGGCATAGGCGGGCGAGTCCGCATAGGCGGGATCGCAGAAGATCCGGTGGTGCTTGCCGATGATCTCCTCGGCGCGATAGCCCATCGTCCGGAGAAAATTCTCGTTCGCCTCGACGACCTTGCCGGACGCGTCGAAGCGGATGACGGCTTGTGCCTTGCTGATGGCGTCGAACTGCTCCGACGTTCCCTTGACAGAACGAAAGTTGAACACGACTGGCTCCGGGGGAAGAAGCGTGCCGGCCGATCGTCCAGCACGAAGGAAATTTGCTTCCCTAGGGAACAGTTCGCGCATTAATACATCATGAAGATGAAAGCTAATGTGGATCACCGCCAAATTTGCGAATGATTACCGTTACATCGCTCAAGTTGACCCAAACGACCGGTGCACGGGTTATCGCCGTCGGTCACACGGAATACGCGGTAAAATTGTCAGATCTGAAGCGGTGGCACGACCCACCATCGGTAGTCCTGTCCGCGATTCCACCTATCACTGCCGGACTCGACGCATGTGCGCATGTACGAATGTTTTCTTGTGGACCTCGTCGACCATGGCGCAGCGGCGACGCGACGATCGCCGCGACGACGCCGGCGGCGCCCCGTCCGCTCACCGCGACAGGCGCGGCGGCACGGCCCGGGCGTAGAGCGTCTTGAAGCTGTCGACGACCGATTCGGCGCTCGTGGCGAGGTGGTAGAGGTCGCCGCCACAGCGCTGCAGCGCGTAGGTGGTGTCGGCGTGGCGGTCGCCGTTGCGGCCGAGGAGGCTGGGCATGCCGAGCGTGGCATCGTAGCCCCAGTCCCCGGTCAGATCGAGATAGGGGACCTGGACGACCCCGACCTTGGCGTTCTGCATGCGCAGGGTGTCGCAGACCGTCGGATCGAACTCGCGGACGTAGTCGCGCAGCGGCGTATCCCAGGTCCAGGTGCGGTTCGGGTCCTGCACGCCGTCGGTGAGCATCATGACGAGCTTGATCGCCTTGGCCCGCGACGTGCCGTCGCCACCGCCGCCGATCAGGCCGGGGATGGTGTCGGCATACGTCCACCAGCGTGTTCCACCCACGGTCTCGCCGGACGTCTGGGGGGCGGCCGGCAGGTTGGCGCGGACCTGCACCATGTCGGTGGTCAGGGCGAGGTTGCGGCGCAGGGAATCGTCGAAGGTGTAGATCTGGACCCGGGTGTGGCCGACCGTGTCGATGTCCTCGATGTAGTCCGCGAAGTTCAGGACGCTTTGGCGGATCAGGTCGTAGCGCAGCGTGACCCCGTTGGCGGCGGCCCAGGCGAAGGAATCGGCGCCCGGGTTGTCGTGGCAGGCGAAGGCACAGCGGACGTTGGCCACGAGGCGGTCGATGTCGGCGGCGGTGGCGCCGAGTGCCATCGAGCCGGACGTGTCGACCAGCAGGGTGACGTCGACGTAGGGCGTCGACGTGCTCTCCGACGACGACGACAGCGTGAAGTCGATCCTGTCGACGCCGATGATCCCGAGGAACGAAGTCGGCACCGAGACATCGGCGGTGGCGGTGACGGTGGAACCGAGGCCCGACGTCACCACCTCGGTACGGGCGTCCGCGAGCAGGCCCGTGGCATTCGACGAGGCGATGTAGGAGTCGACCGACGCGCTCGCCACCTTGGTACGCGCGGCGTCGGTGGCGGCGCGGCTCTCCATCAGGTTGGCCGCGGCCGTGACGACGGCCGTGTCGAGCACGCCGAGCGCGTAGTCGCGCTGACGGACGGCATACCCGTAGTCGATGGCACACCCGACCGCGACGATGATCACCAGCATCGCCACGGCGAAGATCAGCGACACGGCGCCGCCCCGGTTCCCGGCGAGCCGACCCAGCGACCTGGAAACCGACCGCGGCGGACGGGGGGCAGGCGGCTGTGGCGTCAACACGAGGCTCCGGCAACGATGGCGGGTACACATGCAGCTTGCAGCAAGTTCTTGAAGATTCCCTTAGCCAAGTGCCTGTGGATCCTGCGGTATCGGGGCGTCGACCGCCCTTCGTGCAGCATCGCCCGCTTCGATCCCACGCCGTAGGGAGGTTCTCGCCGGCCGCGCCGTCGGCTATGACGGTCGCGACCCGAAACGGAGACG contains:
- the pdxA gene encoding 4-hydroxythreonine-4-phosphate dehydrogenase PdxA, which gives rise to MTADPAAPPLAVSVGEPAGIGAEVVAMAWARRAVAGLEPFYLLADPAFVAARLARAGIAVPIAVVEPETAAAQFADALPVVAVDGAMGDRPGRPDPADAAAVIAAIETAVAHVRDGRAGAVVTAPIQKSNLYAAGFAFPGHTEFLGAVAARHWPGAPCDPVMMLAGPELSTVPVTVHVALKDVPRLLTRERIVAVGRIVAGDLARRFGIADPRIAVAGLNPHAGEDGTMGREDLEIVGPAVADLKALGIRASGPYPSDTLFHRRARTGYDVVLGMYHDQVLIPVKTIAFDETVNVTLGLPFVRTSPDHGTALDIAGRGVADPASMVAALALAGRMAATGRTGAPT
- the rsmA gene encoding 16S rRNA (adenine(1518)-N(6)/adenine(1519)-N(6))-dimethyltransferase RsmA translates to MSQIDDLPPLREVIERHGLQALKSLGQNFLLDLNLTARIARTAGRIDDLAVVEVGPGPGGLTRALLAVGAGRVVAVERDRRAIAALEEVAAHYPGRLDVIEGDALAIDTAALGDGPVAIVANLPYNIATPLLTGWLSAEPWPPRWRVMVLMFQKEVADRITAAPGDDAYGRLAVLTGWRAIATQMFDISPKAFVPPPKVTSTVVHFEPRPAPLPCRRESLEAVTAAAFGQRRKMLRQSLKALGVDVAALVESAGLDPTVRAETVPVAGFVALANAWDKLRGGRAPGG
- a CDS encoding FMN-binding negative transcriptional regulator, with the translated sequence MYVPAHFAETDAAAIAALLEAFPLACVVAQTASGLVANHLPLLVGADGSLIGHCALANAMHREIAEGQEVLAIFRGDDAYVSPNFYPGKAEHHRHVPTWNYQVVHVHGTIAFQHDDKAKRAAVGLLTRHHERRLNGADAWRMADAPADYMDRMLAAIVAFRIDIVRTLAKSKLSQNRDARDHAGAVDGLRRTGATGIADAMARRSSEKG
- a CDS encoding methyl-accepting chemotaxis protein produces the protein MFNFRSVKGTSEQFDAISKAQAVIRFDASGKVVEANENFLRTMGYRAEEIIGKHHRIFCDPAYADSPAYAEFWNNLRAGRIQAGEFERFRKDGSLVTLAATYSPMQDGAGFVKTAIEVPSRRAERRRTEALLATLDDLPIAVMTCDPATFVIDYANTTSKTLLRRLEAHLPISADQLIGSSIDVFHKRPMHQREIVGRGVPHHARIRVGPEYLDLRISHVAGRPLLIWSIVTEKAEMAEELSATVEGLEEVAKRVAAAAEKLVSTASQLNAMASTVSAAGEEQAAAIAEVAQRTSETAVQAGEVGEATTATREQLRELVTAVGSIGEVLDVVNSIAAQTKLLALNATIEAARAGEMGKGFAVVAAEVKALADQTAKSTGDITQRIGRIQSEATRTSQSVTTTIDGVQRIAGISSAVAAATDEQRAVATDVAATIVRVADEAAATRSAAEVVASLSEEVNRFASGLEARVRKMLAD
- a CDS encoding Tad domain-containing protein → MSLIFAVAMLVIIVAVGCAIDYGYAVRQRDYALGVLDTAVVTAAANLMESRAATDAARTKVASASVDSYIASSNATGLLADARTEVVTSGLGSTVTATADVSVPTSFLGIIGVDRIDFTLSSSSESTSTPYVDVTLLVDTSGSMALGATAADIDRLVANVRCAFACHDNPGADSFAWAAANGVTLRYDLIRQSVLNFADYIEDIDTVGHTRVQIYTFDDSLRRNLALTTDMVQVRANLPAAPQTSGETVGGTRWWTYADTIPGLIGGGGDGTSRAKAIKLVMMLTDGVQDPNRTWTWDTPLRDYVREFDPTVCDTLRMQNAKVGVVQVPYLDLTGDWGYDATLGMPSLLGRNGDRHADTTYALQRCGGDLYHLATSAESVVDSFKTLYARAVPPRLSR